Proteins found in one Serinicoccus marinus DSM 15273 genomic segment:
- a CDS encoding glycosyltransferase family 2 protein, with product MTSQSNDPSQAWLAWQLRHGAGAVDPVPLFHQTLRTRSGAGLDALAELATGGRQSPQGLLAEVLAKGAPPGDSLRPARRRALAGVAFAWAGMLRTPEELLASALVFEALWPGDGLTWLGPQLRLTGLQTLFLAGRHEQLAALLPAVRDLHPDAEHYLRVDLANPHGPATATADEQRWDELLAQRFTERGLAAPSLQADGQAAGAEARSPFDRLEAPGARPGTASGELVTVIMPSWRPDEGLVTAVRSICAQTYADLEIVVVDDCSGPEHAETYARVAALDPRVRVLTMDRNGGSYLGRAAAIEASRGSLITFQDADDWSHPSRVELQVAALEEAGPDTPMTRSRAVRAKDDLTHQWLGYRAVRENASSLLLRRSILARTGGFAPIRKGADSEFAERVARLHGAIVDVREPLAVTRLRSGSLSRGDFTFSWTAPERRAFRSSFMAWHRRLARRRRQEPGELRVQDAELATLPFPVPAAWVRDLPAADHVPDRLGTAYLGSFSQPHGSRGGDWLMRALREGAPGAPAGVWHQDLRATTELRRPELDRALDDPLLDGQAWLVSRLDRITAGRLVVLDPSVLSLMRDQEVRVRADDVEVWLAPEDVTPGSAGLPEDLLGASDLLSSWFGLRPRWVLAPWLDEREQTMVREALPGLDVMAAQAGEVTGAR from the coding sequence GTGACCAGCCAGAGCAACGACCCGTCCCAGGCGTGGCTCGCCTGGCAGCTGCGGCACGGCGCAGGGGCGGTCGACCCCGTCCCGCTCTTCCACCAGACGCTGCGCACCCGGTCGGGGGCCGGGCTGGACGCCCTCGCCGAGCTCGCGACCGGCGGCCGGCAGTCCCCGCAGGGCCTGCTCGCGGAGGTGCTCGCCAAGGGTGCTCCTCCGGGGGACTCGCTGCGCCCGGCACGGCGACGCGCGCTGGCAGGGGTCGCCTTCGCCTGGGCCGGGATGCTGCGCACCCCTGAGGAGCTACTGGCCTCCGCCCTGGTCTTCGAGGCGCTCTGGCCCGGCGACGGCCTGACCTGGCTCGGGCCGCAGCTACGGCTCACCGGGCTGCAGACGCTCTTCCTCGCCGGGCGGCACGAGCAGCTCGCGGCGCTGCTCCCCGCGGTGCGGGACCTCCACCCGGACGCGGAGCACTACCTGCGGGTGGACCTCGCCAACCCGCACGGTCCGGCCACGGCCACCGCCGACGAGCAGCGGTGGGACGAGCTGCTCGCGCAGCGCTTCACCGAGCGCGGGCTGGCCGCCCCCAGCCTCCAGGCCGACGGCCAGGCCGCGGGAGCGGAGGCCCGCAGCCCGTTCGACCGGCTCGAGGCCCCGGGGGCACGACCGGGGACCGCGAGTGGGGAGCTCGTGACCGTCATCATGCCGAGCTGGCGGCCGGACGAGGGCCTGGTCACCGCGGTCCGGTCCATCTGCGCGCAGACGTATGCCGACCTCGAGATCGTCGTCGTGGACGACTGCTCGGGTCCCGAGCACGCCGAGACCTACGCCCGGGTCGCCGCCCTCGACCCCCGGGTCCGGGTGCTGACGATGGACCGCAACGGCGGCTCCTACCTCGGTCGTGCGGCGGCGATCGAGGCCTCCCGCGGCAGCCTCATCACCTTCCAGGACGCCGACGACTGGTCCCACCCGTCCCGCGTCGAGCTCCAGGTGGCGGCGCTGGAGGAGGCCGGACCGGACACCCCGATGACCCGTAGCCGCGCGGTGCGCGCCAAGGACGACCTCACCCACCAGTGGCTCGGCTACCGCGCGGTCCGCGAGAACGCCTCCTCGCTGCTGCTGCGCCGCAGCATCCTGGCTCGCACCGGCGGCTTCGCGCCGATCCGCAAGGGCGCGGACTCGGAGTTCGCGGAGCGGGTCGCCCGGCTGCACGGGGCGATCGTCGACGTCCGGGAGCCGCTGGCGGTGACGCGGCTGCGCTCGGGTTCGCTCTCCCGGGGTGACTTCACCTTCTCCTGGACCGCACCGGAGCGCCGTGCCTTCCGCTCCAGCTTCATGGCCTGGCACCGGCGGCTCGCCCGGCGCCGCCGGCAGGAGCCCGGCGAGCTGCGGGTGCAGGACGCCGAGCTGGCCACCCTGCCCTTCCCCGTCCCGGCCGCGTGGGTGCGGGATCTCCCTGCCGCCGACCACGTCCCCGACCGGCTGGGCACCGCCTACCTCGGCTCCTTCTCCCAGCCGCACGGCAGCCGCGGCGGGGACTGGCTGATGCGGGCCTTGCGCGAGGGGGCCCCCGGTGCCCCCGCCGGGGTGTGGCACCAGGACCTGCGCGCCACGACCGAGCTGCGCCGGCCCGAGCTCGACCGCGCCCTCGACGACCCGCTGCTCGACGGGCAGGCCTGGCTTGTCTCGCGACTGGACCGGATCACTGCCGGACGGCTGGTTGTGCTCGATCCCTCGGTGCTCTCCCTCATGCGCGACCAGGAGGTCCGGGTGCGCGCCGATGACGTCGAGGTCTGGCTCGCACCGGAGGACGTCACCCCGGGCTCCGCAGGGCTGCCGGAGGATCTCCTCGGGGCCTCCGACCTGCTCTCGTCGTGGTTCGGCCTCCGTCCCCGCTGGGTGCTGGCCCCGTGGCTGGACGAGCGGGAGCAGACGATGGTCCGGGAGGCGCTGCCCGGGCTCGACGTGATGGCGGCGCAGGCCGGTGAGGTCACCGGTGCCCGCTGA